Proteins encoded by one window of Martelella endophytica:
- a CDS encoding OmpA family protein produces the protein MLKNLTIAAVGLAFLAGCTTTDPYSGQPVANNTGTGVLAGGALGALTGLAIGGDAKGAAIGGAIGAIAGGGIGAYMDQQEAEFRRALAGTGVSVVRNGDMLTLVMPGNVTFPTDQYSILPNFYSTLNAVATVLAKYNRTAVNVNGYTDSTGSAEYNQTLSQQRANSVANYLIQSGVSGSRISAVGFGPSNPVASNATPEGRAQNRRVEVQISAVKM, from the coding sequence ATGCTGAAAAACCTGACGATTGCCGCCGTGGGCCTGGCCTTTCTGGCGGGCTGCACCACCACTGATCCTTATTCCGGCCAGCCGGTCGCCAACAATACCGGCACGGGCGTGCTGGCTGGTGGCGCACTGGGTGCGCTGACCGGTCTGGCCATCGGCGGTGACGCCAAGGGAGCGGCCATTGGCGGCGCCATCGGCGCGATCGCCGGCGGCGGCATCGGCGCATACATGGACCAGCAGGAAGCCGAATTCCGTCGCGCGCTTGCCGGTACCGGCGTTTCCGTCGTCCGCAACGGCGACATGCTGACGCTCGTCATGCCGGGCAACGTCACCTTCCCGACGGACCAGTACTCGATCCTGCCGAACTTCTATTCGACGCTGAACGCCGTCGCGACCGTTCTGGCCAAGTACAACCGCACCGCGGTCAACGTGAACGGCTATACCGACTCGACCGGTTCTGCCGAATACAACCAGACCCTGTCACAGCAGCGCGCCAACAGCGTCGCCAACTACCTGATCCAGAGCGGCGTCAGCGGCAGCCGCATCTCCGCCGTCGGCTTCGGTCCGAGCAACCCGGTCGCTTCCAACGCGACGCCGGAAGGCAGGGCCCAGAACCGTCGTGTCGAGGTACAGATCTCTGCGGTCAAGATGTAA
- a CDS encoding OmpA family protein — protein sequence MFYKLVPAAFAAALLAGCSSTSMNEPAPKTVTVTQISVDDPAYMDNQESEFRQQLEGTGVTIVHTDKYIALVFPSSITFATDKSDIVPAFGPALDVIAGLLQKYQATNLDINGYTDSTGTDAYNLKLSQMRANSVAGALIQRGVSPMRIKPVGYGKANPVASNDTAEGRAKNRRVEIRIAPPADPMAPGMSG from the coding sequence ATGTTCTACAAACTCGTACCTGCGGCTTTCGCCGCCGCCCTGCTTGCGGGCTGCTCCAGCACGTCGATGAACGAGCCTGCGCCGAAAACCGTCACGGTTACCCAGATCTCGGTCGACGATCCGGCCTATATGGACAACCAGGAGAGCGAGTTCCGCCAGCAGCTCGAAGGCACCGGCGTCACCATCGTTCACACCGACAAGTATATTGCTCTGGTGTTCCCGTCCTCGATCACCTTCGCAACCGACAAGTCCGATATCGTACCGGCCTTCGGCCCCGCGCTCGATGTCATCGCCGGTCTTCTGCAGAAGTACCAGGCCACCAATCTCGACATAAACGGCTATACCGACTCGACCGGAACAGATGCCTACAATCTGAAGCTCTCGCAGATGCGGGCGAATTCGGTTGCGGGCGCGCTGATCCAGCGCGGCGTCAGCCCGATGCGCATCAAGCCCGTTGGTTACGGCAAGGCTAATCCGGTGGCCAGCAACGATACCGCCGAGGGCCGTGCCAAGAACCGCCGCGTCGAAATCCGCATCGCGCCGCCGGCTGATCCGATGGCGCCGGGCATGAGCGGCTGA
- a CDS encoding efflux RND transporter permease subunit, protein MSRDDEPSVSGDSENPGVAPGEETSADYATEHGFTALFVRRPILALVFNALIVVAGLAAYFGVEVRELPDVDQPVITVRTSFSGASPETVDREITSVIEGAVARVSGLQSMSSRSQTGSSRVTLEFSKDTDVNVASMDVRDAVGRVEGQLPDDADEPRIVKADSDSQPVLRLAVTSTTMNIDDLTKLVSDEVEDRLAAVPGVADIEVYGDRDKIFRIDINQAALASRGLTVADLASALSDVSWDVPAGSLTSTTQDLSVRATADVTTPEAFKDLIIADNVRLGDVATVIFGPDTAATALRYNGQPGIGLGIIRQARSNTLEISQGVHRVVSELSETLPEGTEIQISSDDAVFIAGSIDEVVRSLILASLIVVAIIYLFLRDWRATIIPAITLPVALIGTLAAIYVAGFSVNILTLLAIVLATGMVVDDAIVVLENIVRLRAKGMGPRAAAVLGTREVFFAVITTTATLAAVFVPLSFLPGQAGGLFREFGFVLAFAVLLSSFVALTLCPMLASRILVEHKHVKPGHIARLGMAFTGLYARTLRWSLGAPMVVLAFGALLMFGAYIAYTNITNELLPKEDRSSLMMRISTAQGVSLDYTRDRIQQVEEKLQPLVDSGEIESIFSISGFGSSTNSGFMVMTLAPWDERTRSQDEIARDVNAAAAQVPAVRAFAFQPNSLNIRGGGSGLSFALVGATHERLAAAAATLVTEMEGDPTFSNPRLGNDATQAQISLTLDRQRASDLGIDISALSQALRALLDGNSIADVYVDGDAYDVQLEADTRKLDDPTDLQNIFLRTSDGRIVPLSTIATLTEKAIAPTLEREQQLPAVSISASLGDGVALGQAYNRMVELAEPLLPAGAHIEAQAEAAALSENASGMSMVFGFAIVIVMLVLAAQFESFWSALIIMATVPFGIGCAVIAMLITGTSLNIYSQIGLVLLIGVMAKNGILIVEFANQLRDRGESVREAIENATMLRLRPVMMTMISTVLGGIPLVLASGAGAEARVALGWVIVGGLGLATIVTLYVTPVAYLILGRFSKPKADEEQRLNVEMHQASMLEQ, encoded by the coding sequence ATGAGCCGCGACGACGAGCCTTCCGTCTCCGGTGACAGCGAGAACCCCGGCGTAGCGCCCGGTGAGGAAACCTCCGCGGACTATGCCACCGAACACGGCTTCACCGCGCTCTTCGTGCGCCGGCCGATCCTGGCGTTGGTTTTCAATGCGCTGATCGTCGTGGCCGGCCTGGCCGCCTATTTCGGCGTCGAGGTTCGCGAGCTCCCCGATGTCGACCAGCCGGTCATCACGGTGCGCACCAGCTTCTCGGGCGCCTCGCCGGAGACGGTCGACCGGGAGATCACCTCGGTGATCGAAGGTGCCGTTGCCCGCGTCTCGGGCCTGCAGTCAATGTCGTCGCGATCGCAGACCGGCTCAAGCCGGGTGACGCTGGAGTTCAGCAAGGACACCGACGTCAACGTCGCATCGATGGATGTCCGCGATGCGGTCGGCCGCGTTGAGGGCCAGTTGCCCGACGATGCCGATGAGCCGCGCATCGTCAAGGCGGATTCGGATTCGCAGCCCGTCCTCCGTCTTGCCGTCACCTCCACAACGATGAATATCGACGACCTGACAAAGCTCGTTTCCGACGAGGTCGAGGACCGCCTTGCCGCCGTGCCGGGCGTGGCCGACATCGAGGTCTACGGTGACCGTGACAAGATCTTCCGCATCGACATCAATCAGGCCGCCCTTGCCAGTCGCGGCCTGACGGTTGCGGACCTCGCTTCCGCGCTCTCGGACGTCTCTTGGGACGTTCCGGCCGGCTCTCTCACCTCGACCACACAGGACCTCTCCGTGCGCGCGACCGCCGACGTCACCACGCCGGAAGCGTTCAAGGACCTGATCATCGCCGACAATGTCCGGCTCGGCGATGTCGCGACCGTCATCTTCGGCCCTGACACCGCGGCCACGGCGCTGCGCTACAATGGCCAGCCGGGCATCGGCCTCGGTATCATCCGGCAGGCGCGATCGAACACGCTGGAGATTTCCCAGGGCGTGCACCGGGTCGTCAGCGAGCTGTCCGAGACGCTGCCGGAAGGCACCGAGATCCAGATTTCGAGCGATGACGCTGTCTTCATCGCCGGTTCCATCGATGAGGTGGTCCGCTCGCTGATCCTGGCTTCGCTCATCGTCGTCGCGATCATCTATCTGTTCCTGCGCGACTGGCGGGCAACGATCATCCCGGCGATCACGCTGCCGGTGGCGCTGATCGGTACGCTTGCAGCCATCTATGTTGCCGGCTTCTCGGTCAATATCCTGACCTTGCTCGCCATCGTGCTGGCGACCGGCATGGTGGTCGACGATGCAATCGTCGTGTTGGAGAACATCGTGCGCTTGCGGGCCAAGGGCATGGGCCCGCGCGCCGCCGCCGTGCTCGGCACGCGCGAGGTGTTCTTTGCCGTCATAACCACGACTGCGACGCTTGCGGCCGTGTTCGTGCCGCTCTCCTTCCTGCCGGGGCAGGCGGGCGGGCTGTTCCGCGAATTCGGTTTCGTGCTGGCCTTTGCCGTTTTGCTCTCCTCCTTCGTCGCGCTGACGCTCTGCCCCATGCTCGCCTCGCGCATCCTGGTCGAGCACAAGCATGTGAAGCCGGGGCACATAGCCCGGCTCGGAATGGCTTTTACCGGCCTTTACGCGCGCACACTGCGCTGGTCGCTTGGCGCACCCATGGTGGTTCTGGCCTTCGGTGCGCTTTTGATGTTCGGCGCCTACATCGCCTATACCAACATCACAAATGAGCTTCTGCCGAAGGAGGACCGCTCGTCGCTGATGATGCGGATCTCGACGGCGCAGGGCGTCAGCCTCGACTACACCCGCGACCGTATCCAGCAGGTCGAGGAGAAGCTGCAGCCGCTCGTCGACAGTGGCGAAATTGAGAGCATCTTCTCGATTTCCGGCTTTGGCAGCTCCACCAATAGCGGCTTCATGGTGATGACACTGGCGCCATGGGACGAGCGGACCCGCAGCCAGGACGAGATCGCCCGCGACGTCAATGCGGCTGCCGCGCAGGTGCCGGCCGTGCGAGCGTTTGCCTTCCAGCCGAATTCGCTCAACATCCGCGGCGGCGGCAGTGGCCTCAGTTTCGCGCTGGTCGGTGCTACGCATGAGAGGCTCGCCGCGGCAGCCGCCACGTTGGTAACGGAGATGGAAGGCGATCCGACCTTCTCCAATCCCCGCCTCGGCAATGACGCGACCCAGGCGCAGATATCCCTGACGCTCGACCGCCAGCGGGCCTCCGATCTCGGCATCGACATCTCCGCCCTGTCGCAGGCGCTGCGAGCGCTTCTCGACGGTAATTCCATCGCCGATGTCTATGTCGACGGCGATGCCTACGACGTTCAACTGGAGGCCGATACCCGCAAGCTCGATGATCCGACCGATCTTCAGAATATCTTCCTGAGGACATCGGATGGCCGTATCGTGCCGCTTTCCACCATCGCGACGTTGACCGAGAAGGCGATCGCCCCGACACTCGAGCGTGAGCAGCAGCTTCCGGCGGTGTCGATCTCGGCGAGTCTTGGCGATGGCGTCGCGCTCGGCCAGGCCTATAACCGGATGGTCGAGCTCGCCGAACCGCTGCTGCCCGCCGGCGCCCATATCGAGGCGCAGGCGGAGGCGGCTGCCCTCAGCGAAAATGCCTCGGGCATGAGCATGGTGTTCGGCTTTGCCATCGTCATCGTGATGCTTGTGCTCGCCGCCCAGTTCGAAAGCTTCTGGAGCGCGCTGATCATCATGGCGACCGTGCCGTTCGGTATCGGCTGCGCCGTCATCGCCATGCTGATTACCGGAACCAGCCTCAACATCTATTCCCAGATCGGTCTTGTCCTCCTGATCGGCGTAATGGCGAAGAACGGCATCCTGATCGTCGAATTCGCGAACCAGCTTCGCGACAGAGGCGAGAGCGTGCGCGAGGCGATCGAGAACGCGACGATGCTGCGCCTGAGGCCGGTGATGATGACGATGATCTCGACCGTGCTCGGCGGCATCCCGCTGGTGCTGGCCTCGGGTGCCGGCGCGGAAGCACGTGTTGCGCTTGGCTGGGTGATTGTCGGCGGACTGGGGCTCGCCACCATCGTGACACTCTATGTCACGCCGGTCGCCTATCTGATCCTCGGACGGTTCTCCAAGCCGAAGGCGGACGAGGAGCAGCGTCTCAATGTCGAGATGCACCAGGCCTCCATGCTGGAGCAGTAG
- a CDS encoding efflux RND transporter periplasmic adaptor subunit has product MRLYKQAAVSLGVLAVGAGAWLLLAPDGRALLASAGLVENTASEAPRTPGGGGRGGFGGAGIAVVTAPVTTGTLNDELSAIGDGEAEQTVTLKPEEAGTITEILIGSGEEVEKGEVLVRLDNREQTLARDQAKVALESAARQAQVNRKIKSSISETEVYNAEIAEKSAELDLQNAELALSRREIVAPISGVAGIVDANVGDYVTTTSEIVTIDDRSSILVDFAVPERFAASVKAGQAVEASLVSAPQMRFDGEVSAVDNRIDAASRTFMVRASIANDDDALRAGMSFEVNMHFPGDQYPGVDPLAVQWDSTGSFVWQLVDGKATKQRVRIIQRNPDVVLVDAELKPGDMVITEGIQRLSEGVAVTPANSAATEEMAGAGGTRS; this is encoded by the coding sequence ATGCGTCTATACAAACAGGCTGCCGTCAGTCTTGGTGTTCTGGCCGTGGGGGCCGGAGCCTGGCTTCTGCTGGCGCCTGACGGCCGCGCATTGTTGGCGAGCGCCGGGCTCGTTGAAAATACGGCGAGTGAAGCGCCGCGCACTCCGGGCGGTGGCGGCCGTGGCGGTTTTGGTGGCGCGGGCATCGCGGTCGTTACCGCGCCGGTGACCACCGGAACGCTCAATGACGAGCTAAGCGCGATCGGCGACGGCGAGGCCGAGCAGACCGTGACGCTGAAGCCCGAAGAGGCCGGCACCATCACGGAAATCCTGATCGGCTCCGGCGAGGAGGTGGAGAAGGGCGAGGTTCTGGTGCGGCTCGATAACCGCGAGCAAACGCTTGCCCGCGACCAGGCGAAGGTCGCGCTCGAAAGTGCGGCTCGTCAGGCTCAGGTCAACCGCAAGATCAAGTCGTCGATCTCCGAAACCGAAGTCTATAACGCCGAGATTGCCGAGAAATCCGCCGAACTCGACCTGCAGAATGCAGAGCTTGCCCTGTCGCGGCGCGAGATCGTTGCTCCGATCTCAGGTGTTGCCGGCATCGTCGACGCCAATGTCGGCGACTATGTCACCACGACCTCCGAGATCGTGACGATCGATGACCGGTCTTCCATCCTCGTCGATTTCGCCGTGCCGGAACGGTTTGCCGCCTCCGTAAAGGCCGGGCAGGCTGTCGAGGCAAGCCTCGTTTCTGCGCCGCAGATGCGTTTTGACGGCGAGGTTTCGGCGGTCGACAACCGCATCGATGCGGCAAGCCGTACCTTCATGGTGCGCGCCAGCATCGCAAACGACGATGACGCGCTTCGCGCCGGCATGTCCTTCGAGGTCAACATGCATTTTCCCGGCGACCAGTATCCCGGCGTTGATCCGCTGGCTGTCCAGTGGGACAGCACCGGCTCCTTTGTGTGGCAGCTCGTCGACGGCAAGGCGACCAAGCAGCGCGTGCGCATCATCCAGCGCAACCCGGACGTGGTTCTGGTCGATGCCGAGCTTAAGCCCGGCGACATGGTGATCACCGAGGGCATCCAGCGGCTGAGCGAAGGCGTTGCCGTAACGCCTGCCAATTCGGCAGCGACTGAGGAAATGGCCGGAGCCGGGGGGACCCGCTCATGA